From a single Crateriforma spongiae genomic region:
- a CDS encoding serine/threonine protein kinase — translation MTSTGPGTNDEADPPPTLLPQSDAPAESLESIMADFLQLAESGQTPDPHQILRRYPQHADELRSFFDNHQWMAGDPEETCDSSPPAGANVTDAGELVGHRVGPYCIESEIARGGMGVVYRARQSGLQRPVALKLIGSGVLAGPEQRIRFRNEAEAAANLQHPGIVPIHETGSWQGYEYFSMALVEGPTLQSWVQQTRQHIDDGGVRGQSYEALATVVRDIARAVAYAHDHGIVHRDLKPENILMADGNRPMVTDFGLAKWHREGTVVTRTGQVLGTPNYMSPEQAAGFSDGDCRVDVYALGAILYALLCGRPPHEGPAVAEVLRSVLQDEPIAPRQICRDVPPDLEVVCSTAMRFAPDDRYESATAMADDLDRFLRGENLVAHHSGIVDVVTRELRRDQHGEAFQRWGGPLQLIGHIVLTAHVIIFALQQYGWPRWWSVWLPRLMMLGAILGVIHWARGGAMMPRTAAERPLWSIWLGYLAALGMINLLMIFGGVDPRGLFPIAAAMSGFGFMAMGGHVWGVSAALGASFLVVAALNAWFPAVAPLIFGGMWWIALAVLGRRYRGHHPQDSSLIDS, via the coding sequence ATGACATCCACCGGTCCCGGAACGAACGACGAAGCCGATCCGCCACCGACGCTGCTGCCGCAGTCGGACGCGCCGGCGGAATCTTTGGAATCGATCATGGCCGATTTCTTGCAGTTGGCTGAAAGCGGTCAGACGCCCGATCCGCATCAGATCTTGCGTCGCTATCCGCAACATGCCGACGAACTGCGGAGCTTCTTTGACAACCACCAGTGGATGGCTGGGGATCCAGAAGAAACCTGTGATAGTTCGCCACCAGCGGGCGCCAATGTCACCGATGCGGGCGAATTGGTCGGACACCGGGTCGGCCCGTATTGCATCGAAAGCGAAATCGCGCGTGGCGGGATGGGCGTCGTCTATCGCGCGCGACAGTCCGGACTGCAGCGTCCCGTCGCCCTGAAACTGATCGGCAGCGGCGTGTTGGCGGGTCCGGAACAGCGGATCCGATTCCGCAACGAAGCCGAGGCGGCCGCCAATCTGCAACATCCCGGGATCGTGCCGATTCACGAGACCGGTTCTTGGCAGGGCTATGAGTATTTTTCGATGGCCTTGGTCGAAGGTCCCACGCTGCAATCATGGGTCCAACAAACACGTCAACACATCGACGACGGCGGAGTCCGCGGGCAAAGCTATGAAGCATTGGCGACCGTGGTGCGAGACATCGCCCGCGCGGTGGCCTATGCGCATGACCATGGGATCGTGCACCGTGACCTGAAGCCGGAAAACATTTTGATGGCGGATGGAAACCGGCCAATGGTGACCGATTTTGGGTTGGCCAAGTGGCATCGCGAAGGCACGGTGGTCACGCGTACCGGTCAAGTCTTGGGCACGCCCAATTACATGAGCCCCGAACAGGCGGCCGGATTCAGCGACGGTGATTGTCGCGTCGATGTGTACGCCTTGGGGGCAATCCTTTATGCGTTGCTTTGTGGACGGCCACCGCACGAAGGCCCCGCCGTTGCCGAAGTCTTGCGTAGTGTTCTGCAAGACGAACCGATCGCGCCGCGTCAAATCTGTCGCGACGTTCCCCCGGACCTAGAAGTCGTCTGTTCGACCGCGATGCGATTCGCACCCGACGATCGTTACGAATCTGCCACTGCGATGGCGGACGACTTGGATCGATTCTTGCGAGGCGAAAACTTGGTGGCCCATCACAGCGGCATCGTCGATGTGGTGACTCGCGAACTGCGACGTGATCAACACGGTGAAGCGTTTCAACGTTGGGGAGGTCCGCTGCAACTGATCGGTCACATCGTGCTGACGGCACACGTGATCATTTTCGCGCTCCAGCAGTATGGTTGGCCGCGTTGGTGGTCCGTGTGGCTGCCAAGGCTGATGATGCTGGGCGCAATTTTGGGGGTGATCCACTGGGCACGCGGCGGGGCAATGATGCCACGGACCGCCGCAGAGCGTCCTCTGTGGTCGATCTGGCTGGGCTACTTGGCGGCACTGGGCATGATCAACCTGTTGATGATCTTTGGCGGCGTGGACCCTCGCGGCCTGTTTCCCATCGCGGCGGCGATGAGCGGGTTCGGTTTCATGGCCATGGGCGGCCACGTCTGGGGCGTATCCGCGGCGTTGGGAGCCTCGTTCTTGGTGGTTGCCGCGTTGAACGCATGGTTTCCGGCGGTGGCACCCTTGATATTCGGCGGCATGTGGTGGATCGCGTTGGCGGTATTGGGACGTCGCTATCGTGGTCACCATCCCCAGGATTCTTCCCTAATCGATTCGTGA
- a CDS encoding RNA recognition motif domain-containing protein: MTNIYVGNLAFSATDDDLRGAFEQYGQVDTVNIIMDRETGRSRGFAFVEMSDDEGAKEAISNLNGAAIAGRNVTVNEARPRAPRGAGGGGGGRGGYGGGGGYGGGGGGRGRGGDRY, from the coding sequence GTGACGAATATCTATGTCGGGAACTTAGCGTTCTCAGCAACTGACGACGATTTGCGTGGTGCTTTCGAGCAGTACGGTCAAGTCGACACGGTAAACATTATCATGGACCGTGAGACGGGCAGGTCTCGTGGTTTCGCCTTTGTCGAAATGTCAGACGACGAAGGTGCCAAAGAGGCAATCAGTAATTTGAACGGCGCTGCAATCGCCGGACGAAACGTGACAGTCAATGAAGCACGTCCCCGTGCACCCCGAGGCGCGGGCGGTGGCGGTGGCGGCCGCGGTGGTTACGGCGGCGGCGGTGGTTACGGTGGCGGCGGCGGCGGTCGTGGCCGCGGCGGTGACCGTTATTGA
- a CDS encoding secretin N-terminal domain-containing protein produces MQKLTTQHRWLVAAMVVMATIADANAQQGTDYSLLAQPTYADRLKLTDQQRAKIAEILDQRVSELVKVASDRRDDVVKDSNARLAAVLTPEQRAAFDNVHQSGKIQFNFRGQPWSSVLQWFADQADLSLVMDSEPSGKFTYSDTNDYTPTEAIDLLNSVLLSKDYTLIRREKMLILADTSDGIPFEIVPTVSVDKLAERGKFEIVSTEFPVGARPMDVVVQEVTPLVGSHGQVTPMAAAKKLLVTETAGKLRAINILIASIPEPKKPEPKEKKEAPKPVFATYPAPGLDGEATVETLQALFSSAQIRFDPNADEVHAHATPEMQKGIEASIQKMIENASGDNADAVTTYDVDPDRLDDLVEQVQLVHPDVQVKADADNQRILIVGDARQQNAVQTTLQRLDVGGSGGSDGALAVAIHQVDPDSTDALSALVQDVVPRALVLSQPGRIVIRGNAGELSMAKETIDQYPRDPALERTLTFYPLQQPLSRQMLTMLTKAVPDATVEWLDDEGRLSVVATQREHQRVTETLAQIEQAGGASSRQLKLYPISQLQRDRFAMIQRDLPESLSTMKINPQASLTEMAAWGSERQHAELTSLLAQLDVGTDDTTIPVQTLAVDVEDDRTLLASLRKRFPQLEMIYNDEMEVLSVWAQEEEFEKVRQEYDKLAAALPPRREPVLETYAVDAADLSNLQRNLQSLVPDAVVTADSANGRLIVRATAEDQTEVQSLIEKLSTDATTDRGVTIAYPLEKGDADAIVKLLSRMQPEWKIVADERSNRVLVAAPLSQQPRIQALVRQLDADPDQASQTSVVSYPFRTLNPGNVLRMLQPLFPRMRLTVDADSKQLVASGTGLDHQELAQAIARVDGNRSTQTSKVVGYDLGDTKAEEVENVLMQLVPAAVISSDPDESRIFVWADQEDHQAVAEAIDQFTQMTGKSDFSLRTYPLPVRIGPTAITMFQSMADDAAFSLDQSRENLVVWASKKDHQTIQTAFDQLNQQTSKSDDQVLRVYRDKPEVIALATEVLDDIAPDARSVDAEADDRLILWAIPDEHDAIESLLGRLRTELGGDATDRKVGVYPISDFSVETAESMLREQLPDATVLESDDYQLMVLATEQEHDQIKAMLEQLRQANQDRKSSVLRQHPVRKDLLPEIREHLEDEIPQLRFVDSESEDALSIWATEQQHERIVALIESFETAMKPEPDPLVHVYPIDPEKMAAYTVYRALDRRLVGLMGVQINNESNSLVARGTPAQQAEIGQAIEAIVSQLPDAQRRRTAVYPLQMADPTSVSRALARFATDATIVPEPESSTLIVTALEKDHERIAEVIDKLDVVSGQQPVVQAYPIRHGDPQAIYRSVSLAFLRNPDYSITYQDASKTLFVIAKPRSQATFAEMFQSLDVPESKRELKVYPLELADAVSIMTAVRDAEKDAVVTADRGSNSLLVTGTEQSHESVAKIIQSLDVASGTEPVLKAYPIRNGDPAAVSRALTLAFYRNPNYTVSYQAVNETVFVTATPKHQAIFAEMFEAMDVPESKKVLKVYPLDLAEPSAVARAVSNVASDATVVADSGSSSLLVTGDDEDHAVIGELIEQLDVVSGQEPIVEAYPIKNGDPTSVSQALTQAFLRDRNYVVTYQSANETIFVTATPRYQAIFAQMFESLDVAEGKKELKVYPLKLADPDSVADAIADVRPEAIVSADEGSNSLLVTGTDDTHEAVRGVVEQLDVASGQEPVVRAYPIRNGDPASISRSLSIAFYRNNDFNITYQQDTSTVFVIATPRNQSTFAEMFQSLDVPESTKKLKVYPLTLADPDSVAEAIEDLAPTATVTADAGSNSIMVTGPDDVHAKVDEVIGQLDVASGQEPVMRAYPIRNGDPDAIADSIIRAFARSRDYSITYQESNETLFVLAMPKHQVAIDEMLQAMDQPPPQRPAQTSQLYPLANVSATVAASTIDSIVQDEVPRPEVLANRTSNSLVVVATDQQHSRIAQALQKLDGDERILEVFQLRTTDPYMIEMAVRDLFAGLIGTSRPYVSTDYGTNKIFVRGTEEQLTQIRALLSKLGEQVDEGEKAVAALGTGTTRRIPFSGDTESAVRQMQSVWSRIRGNRIKVIYPAQQRSGDAIPWPGESPKQEFAPEEQGKSDSAMDPATDARVEGIVTGVRLVAQQDTLRAAPPAPATQDDQGQANASHEEQVDASEGLSDVVVIPGPDSITISSEDTEALDRMETLLRGMSQLGPAEASDTNFAVFMLQNSGAIDMEMLLKRLVDEMPFMRGGLTDAVVVSDERLNALIVYGSPRTREIVGDLLEVLDTDELPDFLNVYRPEIINLENTQADRVLTILRTVYRSQMSTAGGRRPLQVPRGVGASVASVLQQLNAAAAGPLLTLEVDEAANALIVRAPAELRDEIRSFVTEMDQRALNQSNRNVKIIRLKRSKSDSIERALREFIAR; encoded by the coding sequence ATGCAAAAACTAACAACGCAGCATCGATGGCTCGTGGCCGCGATGGTGGTCATGGCAACGATTGCCGATGCCAACGCACAACAGGGAACGGACTATTCCCTTTTGGCCCAGCCCACGTATGCCGATCGGTTGAAGCTGACGGACCAACAACGTGCCAAGATCGCGGAGATTTTGGACCAGCGGGTTAGCGAATTGGTCAAGGTCGCCAGTGACCGTCGCGATGACGTGGTCAAAGATTCCAACGCGCGTTTGGCCGCCGTGCTGACACCCGAACAACGTGCCGCGTTCGACAACGTTCATCAAAGTGGAAAGATTCAGTTCAACTTCCGCGGCCAGCCTTGGTCCAGTGTGCTGCAATGGTTTGCCGACCAAGCGGATTTGTCGCTAGTGATGGACAGTGAACCGTCGGGGAAATTCACCTACAGCGACACGAATGATTACACGCCGACCGAGGCGATCGACCTGCTGAACAGTGTGTTGCTGAGCAAAGATTACACGCTGATCCGTCGCGAAAAGATGCTGATTCTTGCCGACACCAGCGACGGAATCCCCTTCGAGATTGTGCCGACAGTGTCGGTCGACAAATTGGCCGAGCGTGGCAAGTTTGAAATCGTTTCCACTGAGTTTCCCGTCGGCGCGCGTCCAATGGATGTGGTCGTTCAGGAAGTCACGCCATTGGTCGGATCGCACGGCCAAGTCACACCGATGGCCGCCGCCAAGAAGTTATTGGTGACTGAAACTGCCGGAAAGCTTCGTGCGATCAACATTCTGATTGCATCGATCCCGGAACCCAAAAAGCCCGAACCCAAAGAAAAGAAAGAAGCACCCAAACCGGTCTTTGCAACCTATCCGGCACCCGGGCTTGATGGCGAAGCGACGGTGGAAACGCTGCAAGCCTTGTTTTCATCGGCACAGATTCGCTTTGATCCCAATGCCGACGAAGTCCATGCGCACGCAACGCCGGAAATGCAAAAGGGCATCGAAGCCAGTATCCAGAAAATGATCGAAAACGCGTCCGGGGACAACGCGGATGCGGTGACAACTTACGATGTCGATCCCGATCGTTTGGACGACTTGGTCGAACAGGTTCAATTGGTGCATCCCGATGTCCAGGTGAAAGCCGACGCGGATAACCAACGCATTCTGATCGTCGGCGATGCACGTCAACAAAACGCGGTCCAGACGACGTTGCAACGATTGGACGTGGGGGGATCGGGCGGCAGCGATGGGGCACTTGCCGTGGCCATTCACCAAGTCGATCCGGATTCCACCGATGCGTTGTCGGCTTTGGTTCAAGACGTCGTCCCACGTGCGCTGGTGCTGTCGCAACCGGGGCGAATCGTCATCCGGGGCAATGCGGGCGAATTGTCGATGGCCAAAGAAACCATCGACCAATACCCGCGTGATCCGGCGTTGGAACGAACCCTTACGTTCTACCCTTTACAGCAACCACTCAGCCGTCAAATGCTGACGATGCTGACCAAGGCGGTACCTGATGCCACTGTCGAATGGTTGGACGATGAAGGCCGGTTAAGCGTTGTTGCGACCCAGCGCGAACACCAACGTGTCACCGAAACACTGGCCCAAATCGAACAGGCGGGCGGCGCGTCATCGCGTCAATTGAAGCTGTATCCGATCAGTCAATTGCAACGTGATCGATTTGCAATGATCCAGCGTGATCTGCCCGAATCGTTATCCACGATGAAGATCAATCCCCAAGCCAGTTTGACCGAAATGGCGGCGTGGGGAAGCGAACGTCAACACGCGGAATTGACCAGCTTGTTGGCACAATTGGATGTGGGAACCGACGATACGACGATCCCCGTTCAAACGTTGGCGGTGGACGTTGAAGACGACCGAACACTGTTGGCTTCGTTGCGAAAACGGTTCCCGCAGTTGGAGATGATTTACAACGATGAGATGGAGGTGTTATCGGTCTGGGCACAGGAAGAGGAATTCGAAAAGGTCCGTCAAGAATACGACAAGCTGGCGGCAGCGTTGCCACCACGAAGGGAACCAGTGCTGGAAACCTACGCCGTCGACGCCGCAGACCTTTCCAATCTGCAACGCAACTTGCAATCTTTGGTGCCCGATGCAGTGGTGACCGCGGATTCGGCCAACGGACGATTGATTGTGCGTGCCACCGCGGAAGATCAAACGGAGGTGCAATCGCTGATCGAAAAATTGTCGACTGATGCAACCACCGATCGCGGTGTGACCATCGCTTATCCGCTGGAAAAAGGCGATGCGGATGCCATCGTCAAACTGCTTTCGCGGATGCAGCCTGAATGGAAAATCGTCGCCGACGAACGGTCCAATCGCGTTTTGGTCGCCGCACCGCTGTCGCAACAGCCTCGGATTCAAGCTCTGGTTCGGCAATTGGATGCCGACCCGGACCAAGCCAGCCAAACCAGCGTGGTTTCGTATCCGTTTCGAACGTTGAACCCCGGCAACGTTTTGCGAATGCTACAGCCGCTGTTTCCGCGTATGCGTTTGACCGTTGATGCCGACAGCAAGCAATTGGTGGCATCCGGAACCGGCCTGGATCATCAGGAACTTGCGCAAGCGATCGCACGTGTCGATGGAAATCGTTCGACCCAAACGTCCAAAGTGGTGGGCTACGATCTGGGCGACACGAAAGCGGAAGAGGTGGAAAACGTATTGATGCAACTGGTTCCAGCTGCGGTCATTTCGTCCGATCCAGACGAGAGCCGTATCTTTGTTTGGGCGGACCAGGAAGACCATCAGGCCGTGGCCGAAGCGATCGACCAATTCACCCAAATGACGGGTAAATCCGACTTCAGCTTGCGGACCTACCCTTTGCCGGTCCGAATCGGGCCGACCGCCATCACCATGTTTCAGTCGATGGCCGATGACGCGGCGTTCTCGTTGGATCAGTCTCGTGAAAACCTGGTCGTGTGGGCAAGTAAAAAGGATCACCAGACGATTCAAACAGCGTTCGATCAACTGAATCAGCAGACGTCGAAATCGGACGACCAAGTCTTGCGGGTGTATCGCGACAAGCCGGAAGTCATTGCGCTCGCGACGGAGGTCCTGGACGACATTGCCCCCGATGCACGGTCGGTGGATGCGGAGGCGGACGATCGGCTGATTCTGTGGGCGATCCCCGACGAACACGATGCGATCGAATCCTTGCTGGGACGTCTGCGAACCGAACTCGGCGGCGATGCCACGGACCGAAAGGTTGGCGTGTATCCGATCTCCGATTTCAGCGTTGAAACGGCCGAAAGTATGTTGCGCGAACAGTTGCCGGACGCGACCGTGTTGGAATCTGATGACTATCAGTTGATGGTCTTGGCGACCGAACAGGAACATGACCAAATCAAGGCCATGTTGGAACAGTTGCGTCAGGCGAACCAAGACCGAAAGTCGTCCGTCCTGCGGCAACACCCGGTCCGCAAGGATTTGTTGCCAGAGATCCGCGAACATCTGGAAGACGAGATTCCGCAGTTGCGATTCGTCGACAGCGAATCGGAAGATGCACTTTCCATCTGGGCAACAGAGCAGCAACACGAACGAATCGTTGCTTTGATCGAGTCCTTTGAAACTGCGATGAAGCCGGAACCGGATCCGCTGGTTCACGTGTATCCGATCGACCCCGAGAAGATGGCCGCCTACACGGTTTACCGGGCTTTGGATCGGCGACTGGTTGGATTGATGGGAGTTCAGATCAACAACGAAAGCAACAGCCTGGTCGCACGCGGGACGCCTGCACAGCAAGCGGAAATTGGTCAAGCGATCGAGGCGATCGTGTCGCAGTTGCCCGATGCCCAACGTCGCCGAACCGCCGTTTATCCACTCCAGATGGCGGATCCCACTTCCGTTTCCCGAGCCCTAGCGCGATTCGCCACCGATGCGACCATCGTTCCCGAACCCGAGTCTTCCACGTTGATCGTCACGGCGCTTGAAAAGGATCACGAACGCATCGCCGAGGTGATTGACAAGTTGGACGTCGTGTCTGGTCAACAACCTGTTGTCCAAGCGTATCCGATCCGGCACGGTGATCCTCAGGCAATTTACCGGTCCGTTTCGCTGGCTTTTCTGCGCAACCCCGATTATTCAATCACCTATCAAGACGCCAGCAAAACACTATTCGTGATCGCCAAGCCACGCAGCCAAGCGACGTTTGCGGAAATGTTCCAGTCGTTGGATGTTCCCGAGAGCAAACGAGAACTGAAGGTCTATCCTTTGGAACTGGCCGATGCGGTGTCCATCATGACCGCCGTGCGTGACGCGGAAAAAGATGCCGTCGTCACCGCCGATCGAGGTTCCAATTCGCTGTTGGTGACGGGAACCGAGCAGTCGCATGAGTCGGTTGCAAAGATCATTCAGTCGCTAGACGTCGCCTCCGGGACCGAACCCGTTTTGAAAGCGTACCCCATTCGCAACGGGGACCCCGCCGCCGTGTCTCGTGCTTTGACATTGGCGTTCTATCGAAACCCAAACTACACCGTCAGCTATCAAGCCGTGAACGAAACGGTTTTCGTGACCGCGACACCGAAGCATCAAGCGATCTTTGCGGAAATGTTTGAGGCGATGGATGTGCCGGAAAGCAAAAAAGTCCTGAAGGTCTATCCCTTGGATTTGGCTGAACCTTCCGCGGTTGCTCGAGCCGTTTCCAACGTAGCTTCCGATGCAACCGTCGTCGCCGACAGTGGTTCCAGTTCGTTGTTGGTCACCGGAGATGATGAAGACCACGCCGTCATTGGTGAATTGATCGAACAGTTGGACGTCGTTTCCGGACAGGAGCCAATCGTCGAAGCTTATCCGATCAAAAACGGCGATCCGACGTCCGTTTCACAGGCGTTGACACAAGCGTTCCTACGTGACCGCAACTACGTCGTGACCTATCAAAGTGCCAACGAAACCATCTTCGTGACCGCGACGCCGCGTTATCAAGCCATCTTTGCCCAGATGTTCGAATCGTTGGATGTCGCCGAGGGAAAGAAAGAACTCAAGGTATATCCACTGAAGTTGGCCGATCCCGATTCGGTGGCCGATGCCATTGCCGACGTACGTCCCGAAGCCATCGTGTCGGCGGACGAAGGTTCAAATTCACTGTTGGTGACCGGAACCGATGACACCCATGAAGCGGTGCGTGGTGTCGTCGAACAGTTGGATGTCGCATCAGGTCAAGAACCTGTGGTCCGCGCCTATCCCATTCGCAACGGTGACCCCGCATCGATTTCGCGATCTCTGTCGATCGCGTTTTATCGCAACAACGATTTCAACATTACCTATCAACAAGACACTAGCACCGTTTTTGTCATTGCAACCCCACGCAATCAATCTACCTTTGCGGAGATGTTCCAATCGTTAGACGTTCCCGAGTCAACGAAAAAGTTGAAAGTCTATCCGTTGACACTGGCGGATCCCGATAGCGTCGCCGAGGCAATCGAAGACTTGGCCCCGACCGCCACGGTCACCGCCGACGCGGGATCCAATTCGATCATGGTGACGGGACCTGACGACGTGCATGCCAAAGTCGACGAAGTGATCGGTCAATTGGATGTCGCGTCCGGGCAGGAACCCGTCATGCGGGCCTATCCGATTCGAAACGGTGACCCCGACGCGATCGCAGATTCCATCATTCGGGCGTTCGCACGCAGTCGCGACTATTCCATCACCTACCAGGAATCGAACGAAACCTTGTTTGTGCTGGCAATGCCAAAGCATCAAGTGGCAATCGATGAAATGCTTCAAGCGATGGATCAGCCGCCACCGCAGCGACCGGCGCAAACGTCTCAACTTTATCCGCTGGCCAACGTCAGCGCGACGGTCGCCGCATCGACGATCGATTCGATCGTCCAAGATGAAGTTCCGCGTCCCGAGGTTCTAGCCAATCGAACCAGCAACTCGCTGGTCGTGGTCGCGACGGATCAGCAGCATTCTCGAATCGCCCAGGCACTTCAGAAGCTTGACGGAGACGAGCGGATCCTGGAAGTCTTTCAATTGCGAACCACCGATCCCTACATGATCGAAATGGCGGTTCGCGATCTGTTTGCCGGATTGATCGGGACCAGCCGGCCGTACGTTTCGACCGACTATGGCACGAACAAGATCTTTGTGCGCGGGACCGAAGAACAATTGACCCAAATCCGTGCGTTACTGTCCAAGTTGGGCGAACAAGTGGACGAGGGGGAAAAAGCGGTCGCCGCATTGGGAACTGGGACCACGCGTCGTATTCCGTTTTCCGGCGATACCGAATCGGCGGTGCGTCAGATGCAATCCGTTTGGTCGCGGATCCGGGGAAATCGCATCAAAGTCATCTATCCGGCACAGCAGCGAAGTGGCGATGCGATACCCTGGCCTGGCGAATCACCAAAGCAGGAATTCGCTCCCGAGGAGCAAGGGAAATCCGACAGTGCGATGGACCCGGCAACCGATGCACGCGTCGAAGGGATCGTAACGGGCGTTCGGCTGGTGGCACAGCAAGACACGCTGCGTGCTGCCCCGCCCGCGCCAGCGACACAAGATGATCAAGGTCAAGCCAACGCATCGCATGAAGAACAAGTTGATGCATCGGAGGGCTTGTCGGATGTGGTCGTCATCCCAGGACCCGACAGCATTACGATTTCCTCGGAGGACACCGAGGCTTTGGATCGCATGGAAACGCTATTGCGTGGGATGAGTCAATTGGGGCCCGCTGAAGCATCCGATACCAACTTTGCGGTGTTCATGCTGCAAAACTCTGGCGCGATCGACATGGAAATGCTGTTGAAACGCTTGGTCGATGAAATGCCGTTCATGCGAGGCGGGCTGACCGACGCCGTGGTCGTCTCGGACGAACGATTGAACGCATTGATTGTTTACGGAAGTCCTCGAACTCGAGAGATCGTCGGTGACCTGTTGGAGGTCTTGGACACGGATGAACTGCCGGACTTTTTGAATGTTTATCGGCCCGAAATCATCAACTTGGAGAACACGCAAGCCGATCGTGTTCTGACAATCCTGCGGACGGTGTATCGGTCGCAGATGAGTACCGCCGGTGGGCGTCGACCGCTACAGGTCCCACGGGGCGTTGGTGCGTCGGTGGCTTCGGTGCTGCAACAATTGAATGCCGCTGCGGCGGGGCCATTGTTGACTTTGGAAGTGGACGAGGCGGCCAATGCACTGATCGTCCGCGCGCCGGCGGAACTTCGCGATGAGATTCGATCGTTCGTGACGGAGATGGATCAGCGGGCGCTGAACCAAAGCAACCGAAACGTCAAAATCATTCGCCTGAAACGCTCCAAGTCTGACAGCATCGAACGGGCATTGCGCGAATTCATCGCCAGGTGA
- the gspE gene encoding type II secretion system ATPase GspE has translation MSQDVSTAGRLDKHQLASAADAIRSQRPIQDFAPELGFEDASGLLRAIADSMRLKLADLTDIEIDEQILEGFPVRLIHRYEVFPIAKESDALVVALSNPFDFQAIDALSAATGQIIQPVVSDPEQVRDLIKRFLGVGAETIDGLLALQKDEDLGELNSLTGQDLEDAEVAQQASVVRLVNEILSEAIEARASDIHIEAQEKGIKIRYRIDGVLQRQPAPPEMNQFRSAIVSRLKIMARLNIAEKRVPQDGRIKIRVKGREVDIRVSIIPMLHGEGIVMRVLDKENLRFSLADIGMPDDVYQRFQKLIRLPHGIILVTGPTGSGKTTTLYSALSEIQDEETKIITTEDPIEYQLEGINQIQVHKKVGLTFAASLRSILRHDPDVVLVGEIRDLETAENATQASLTGHLVFSTLHTNDSAGAFMRLCDMGVEPFLVSSTVEGVMAQRLVRKLCPECREPDLRRQADLPDDFPYEQAKENGTVVYRPVGCSACRGSGYRGRMGLYELLVANDEIRDLATNQAASNEIKKAAVRGGMKTLRQDGWNKVMQGVTSIDEVLRVTKADA, from the coding sequence ATGTCTCAAGACGTTTCCACCGCTGGCCGGTTGGACAAGCATCAGCTGGCCAGTGCCGCTGACGCGATTCGATCGCAGCGTCCGATTCAAGACTTCGCGCCCGAACTCGGGTTCGAAGACGCATCCGGATTGTTGCGCGCGATCGCCGATTCGATGCGGCTGAAATTGGCGGACCTGACCGACATCGAGATCGACGAACAGATTCTCGAAGGATTTCCCGTTCGTTTGATTCACCGCTATGAAGTGTTTCCGATCGCTAAAGAATCGGACGCTTTGGTGGTCGCGCTGAGCAACCCCTTTGATTTTCAAGCGATCGATGCGCTAAGCGCCGCGACGGGGCAAATCATCCAGCCGGTCGTCAGTGATCCGGAACAAGTCCGCGATTTGATCAAGCGGTTTCTGGGCGTGGGTGCCGAAACGATCGACGGTTTGCTGGCACTGCAGAAAGACGAGGACTTGGGTGAACTGAATTCGTTGACCGGGCAAGATCTGGAAGATGCGGAAGTCGCCCAGCAAGCCTCCGTGGTGCGATTGGTCAACGAGATTCTCAGCGAAGCCATCGAAGCGCGCGCCAGTGACATTCACATCGAGGCTCAAGAAAAAGGCATCAAGATTCGCTATCGGATCGATGGCGTTCTGCAGCGTCAACCGGCGCCGCCGGAGATGAATCAATTTCGGTCGGCGATTGTCAGCCGGCTGAAAATCATGGCGCGTTTGAACATTGCCGAAAAGCGTGTCCCCCAAGACGGTCGAATCAAGATCCGCGTCAAAGGACGCGAAGTCGACATTCGCGTTTCAATCATCCCGATGCTGCACGGAGAAGGGATCGTCATGCGGGTCTTGGACAAGGAGAACTTGCGGTTTTCACTTGCCGACATCGGGATGCCCGATGACGTCTATCAACGCTTTCAAAAACTAATCCGATTGCCTCACGGGATCATCTTGGTGACCGGGCCGACGGGCTCGGGAAAAACGACGACGCTTTACAGCGCACTCAGTGAGATCCAGGACGAAGAAACCAAGATCATCACGACCGAAGATCCGATCGAGTATCAGTTGGAAGGCATCAACCAAATCCAAGTGCACAAAAAGGTCGGGCTGACGTTTGCGGCCAGCTTGCGAAGCATCCTGCGGCACGATCCTGATGTCGTTTTGGTTGGCGAAATTCGCGACTTGGAAACGGCCGAAAACGCCACACAGGCTTCGCTGACGGGACACTTGGTTTTCAGCACCCTCCACACCAACGACTCCGCCGGCGCGTTCATGCGATTGTGTGACATGGGCGTGGAACCGTTTCTGGTCAGCAGCACCGTCGAAGGTGTGATGGCGCAGCGGTTGGTACGCAAATTATGCCCGGAATGTCGTGAACCTGATCTGCGTCGCCAAGCGGATTTGCCCGACGATTTTCCGTATGAGCAAGCCAAGGAAAACGGCACAGTGGTCTACCGTCCCGTTGGATGTTCGGCCTGTCGCGGCAGCGGGTACCGCGGCCGGATGGGCCTGTACGAATTGCTGGTCGCCAATGACGAAATCCGCGACTTGGCTACCAACCAAGCGGCCAGCAATGAGATCAAGAAAGCCGCCGTTCGTGGCGGAATGAAGACGCTCCGCCAAGACGGGTGGAACAAAGTCATGCAAGGCGTCACATCGATTGATGAAGTCTTGCGTGTCACCAAAGCTGACGCCTGA